One window of Arthrobacter oryzae genomic DNA carries:
- a CDS encoding dodecin family protein — translation MSVARITTLSANSKTSFDAAIKEGIDRANKTLRNVTGAWVKEQKIEIADGAVVAWHVVLEVTFVLDD, via the coding sequence ATGTCTGTTGCACGTATTACCACCCTGAGTGCTAACTCGAAGACCTCGTTCGATGCTGCCATCAAAGAGGGGATTGACCGGGCCAATAAGACGTTGCGAAACGTCACCGGGGCGTGGGTCAAGGAACAGAAGATCGAAATCGCGGACGGCGCCGTCGTCGCCTGGCACGTCGTGCTGGAAGTGACCTTCGTGCTGGACGACTGA
- a CDS encoding EamA family transporter, whose amino-acid sequence MNLRHSALAVLVAVLWGANFVAIDLGLHANGTEVPPMLFVAMRFVLVVFPWIFFIRRPDVSWRAILGVGLFMSAGQFGLLYLAMALGMPAGLASLVLQAQVLLTVLLAAGILGERPSGRQFAGVVLGVAGLAVVAVGRSMVAPVLPLIIVLAAALSWAAGNIVARQAKASSGLGLVVWSGAVVPLPLIGLSLLIDGPAAVGSTLAGLELVTILSAIYTAVLGSLVGYGIWNWLLGIYPSSAVVPFTLLVPVVGMTTAWLVLGEVPSAAEVAGGLLLLAGVAIAVLRPGSQGATPGQRRWHAQRRDVAFAGDLGDGLGADLGAADLGTGRAARAAGALAVDDADAGRLAGARTAPDADAGTRP is encoded by the coding sequence GTGAACCTTCGCCATTCCGCCCTTGCGGTCCTCGTGGCCGTCCTGTGGGGCGCCAACTTCGTTGCGATCGACCTTGGCCTGCACGCCAACGGCACCGAAGTGCCGCCGATGCTCTTTGTCGCTATGCGCTTCGTGCTGGTGGTCTTCCCCTGGATCTTCTTCATCCGCAGGCCCGATGTCAGCTGGCGGGCCATCCTCGGTGTCGGCCTCTTCATGAGCGCCGGACAATTCGGCCTCCTCTACCTGGCCATGGCTCTGGGCATGCCCGCAGGGCTTGCCTCGCTGGTCCTGCAGGCGCAAGTGCTGCTGACCGTTCTGCTGGCGGCCGGAATCCTTGGCGAGCGTCCTAGCGGCAGGCAATTCGCCGGCGTCGTCCTCGGGGTGGCCGGACTCGCGGTGGTAGCGGTCGGCCGCAGCATGGTGGCGCCGGTCCTCCCCCTGATCATCGTCCTGGCGGCGGCGCTGTCCTGGGCTGCAGGAAATATCGTGGCCCGGCAGGCGAAGGCTTCCTCCGGACTGGGGCTGGTGGTGTGGTCGGGAGCCGTGGTTCCGCTGCCGCTCATCGGCCTGTCACTGCTGATCGACGGGCCGGCTGCCGTGGGCTCCACTCTGGCGGGACTGGAACTGGTGACCATCCTCAGCGCCATCTACACGGCCGTTCTCGGTTCGCTGGTGGGCTACGGAATCTGGAACTGGCTCCTGGGCATCTACCCCTCATCCGCGGTGGTCCCCTTTACGCTGCTTGTCCCGGTGGTAGGCATGACGACGGCGTGGCTGGTCCTGGGCGAGGTCCCTTCAGCGGCCGAGGTTGCCGGCGGACTCCTGCTGCTTGCCGGCGTGGCCATCGCCGTTCTCCGGCCCGGCAGTCAGGGCGCCACCCCTGGCCAGCGACGGTGGCATGCTCAACGCCGCGATGTGGCCTTTGCTGGCGACTTGGGCGACGGTTTGGGCGCAGACTTAGGCGCAGCGGACTTGGGAACAGGCCGGGCCGCACGCGCGGCGGGGGCCTTGGCCGTGGACGACGCCGATGCGGGCCGCTTGGCAGGGGCCCGGACGGCACCTGACGCGGACGCCGGAACCCGCCCGTAG
- a CDS encoding SixA phosphatase family protein, which produces MSEHHIRRLVLMRHSKADWPGGVPDHERPLEERGHREAPLAGKWLRKHGVVPDFILCSSALRTRQTCTWVCAELGDQAPTPKLEDGLYGASALRMLTVINHVPDTVTTLMVISHMPGVQDLAMHLASRDSNHDAYMDAATRFPTSGLTVLETEKTWAELDGQDARLTHFKVPRAH; this is translated from the coding sequence ATGAGCGAGCATCACATCAGGCGGCTGGTCCTCATGCGGCACTCCAAGGCCGATTGGCCCGGGGGCGTGCCGGACCACGAGCGGCCGCTGGAAGAGCGCGGCCACCGCGAGGCGCCCCTCGCCGGCAAATGGCTGCGCAAACACGGAGTCGTTCCAGACTTCATTCTCTGTTCCAGCGCGCTCCGGACCCGGCAGACGTGCACGTGGGTGTGCGCGGAACTGGGCGACCAGGCCCCGACGCCGAAACTCGAGGACGGCCTCTACGGCGCGTCCGCGCTGCGCATGCTGACGGTGATCAACCACGTCCCGGACACCGTGACCACACTGATGGTGATTTCCCATATGCCCGGAGTGCAGGACCTTGCCATGCACCTGGCGTCACGCGATTCCAACCACGATGCCTACATGGACGCCGCCACAAGGTTTCCCACCAGCGGCCTGACCGTGCTGGAAACCGAAAAGACCTGGGCTGAGCTGGACGGCCAGGACGCCCGGCTCACGCACTTCAAGGTGCCGCGGGCGCACTAA
- a CDS encoding VOC family protein: MDWKLELVFVPVSDVDRAKDFYVNKVGFNADFDERPMDGIRFVQLTPPGSACSIAIGEGLSDAPPGTAPNLQMVVGDIRAAHQQLKENGVDVSDIDIQDWGHFVYFADPDGNKWAVQYLPNRPNG, from the coding sequence ATGGACTGGAAACTTGAACTGGTGTTCGTCCCGGTGTCCGATGTGGACCGGGCCAAGGATTTTTACGTCAACAAGGTGGGCTTCAACGCCGACTTCGACGAACGTCCCATGGATGGCATCCGCTTCGTCCAGCTGACCCCACCCGGCTCGGCCTGTTCCATCGCCATTGGCGAGGGCCTCAGTGATGCTCCTCCTGGCACTGCCCCCAACCTCCAGATGGTGGTGGGGGACATCCGGGCGGCGCACCAACAGCTGAAGGAAAACGGAGTGGACGTCAGCGACATCGACATCCAGGACTGGGGACACTTCGTCTACTTCGCCGATCCCGACGGCAACAAGTGGGCAGTCCAGTACCTGCCCAACCGCCCGAACGGCTAA
- a CDS encoding HAD-IA family hydrolase, with translation MSFHPDATAPAARASSAATLTARAVLFDMDGTLVDSTAIVEQVWGEFAARYGLDIAEILRTSHGVQAGDTVRRFAPPGTDVVALTAELGAMERVRTEGIVALPGAAELLRSLPVDAVALVTSADRILADIRMGAAGLAMPATAVTADLVTRGKPHPEGYLRAAELLGVDPADAVVFEDAPAGIAAGLAAGIRTVAIGTNTGPLPDGVLHLPDYSAVSVAVDVDDAGARAIRFRF, from the coding sequence ATGAGCTTTCATCCCGACGCCACCGCCCCGGCCGCCCGCGCATCATCCGCCGCCACCCTGACCGCGCGCGCAGTACTGTTCGACATGGACGGAACGCTGGTTGATTCCACGGCGATTGTGGAGCAGGTGTGGGGCGAATTCGCGGCCCGGTACGGCCTGGATATCGCCGAGATCCTCCGTACCTCGCACGGTGTCCAGGCCGGGGATACGGTGCGGCGGTTTGCGCCTCCAGGCACTGACGTTGTGGCCTTGACCGCCGAACTCGGCGCCATGGAGCGGGTTCGCACCGAAGGAATCGTCGCCCTGCCCGGCGCCGCTGAACTGCTGCGCAGCCTCCCGGTGGATGCCGTGGCGCTGGTGACTTCAGCGGACCGGATCCTGGCGGATATCCGGATGGGTGCCGCGGGCCTGGCCATGCCGGCCACCGCCGTCACGGCCGACCTTGTCACCCGGGGCAAGCCGCACCCGGAAGGCTACCTCCGTGCCGCCGAACTGCTCGGCGTGGACCCGGCCGATGCTGTGGTTTTTGAGGACGCTCCCGCAGGGATTGCCGCCGGACTTGCCGCCGGGATCCGGACCGTTGCCATCGGGACCAACACCGGTCCGTTGCCGGACGGCGTTCTGCACCTGCCCGATTACTCCGCGGTGTCCGTGGCAGTGGACGTGGACGACGCCGGAGCCAGGGCGATCCGCTTCCGGTTCTGA
- a CDS encoding response regulator transcription factor, translating to MATSHSMTNNLPQLTHPDGSPIRALVVDDEPSLSELMSMGLRMAGWSVAVAGDGPEAVKLAKEFRPDVLVLDVMLPGFDGVELLTRIRAFAPEVPALFLTAKDAVQDRILGLAAGGDDYVTKPFSMEEVLLRLHRLVQRSGAAAMDTAELVVGDLVLNIDTREVTRAGEELQLTATQFELLRYLMENPKRVVSKAQILDRVWDYDFGGQANIVELYISYLRKKVDATHPPMIHTVRGAGYVIKPAD from the coding sequence ATGGCCACTTCGCACTCCATGACTAACAACCTTCCCCAGCTCACTCATCCGGACGGCTCCCCCATCCGCGCCCTGGTGGTTGACGACGAACCCAGCCTCTCCGAGCTCATGAGCATGGGCCTGCGCATGGCAGGCTGGTCCGTTGCTGTCGCAGGGGACGGCCCCGAAGCTGTGAAACTGGCCAAGGAGTTCCGCCCGGATGTCCTGGTGCTGGATGTGATGCTCCCCGGGTTCGACGGCGTTGAGCTGCTCACCAGGATCCGCGCCTTCGCGCCGGAGGTGCCTGCGCTCTTCCTGACTGCGAAGGACGCCGTCCAGGACCGCATCCTCGGCCTGGCCGCCGGCGGGGACGACTATGTCACCAAGCCCTTCAGCATGGAAGAAGTGCTCCTCCGCCTGCACCGGCTGGTCCAGCGTTCCGGAGCGGCCGCCATGGACACCGCTGAACTGGTGGTGGGCGACCTCGTGCTCAATATCGACACCCGCGAAGTCACCCGGGCCGGGGAGGAACTGCAGCTCACGGCCACTCAGTTCGAACTCCTCCGCTACCTGATGGAAAACCCCAAGCGCGTGGTCAGCAAGGCCCAGATCCTTGACCGCGTGTGGGACTACGACTTCGGCGGCCAGGCGAACATCGTGGAACTCTACATTTCCTACCTGCGCAAGAAGGTGGATGCCACGCACCCGCCGATGATCCACACTGTCCGCGGCGCGGGCTACGTCATCAAACCGGCGGATTGA
- a CDS encoding DUF7793 family protein: MTEIPIDGARGTVELRHGVLHVRWIPDLAICEEAAVAVMSAVNELSRGRSFPMLVDMAATASMSRGARRVFARPSSVAKVALLGASPVDRTIANFFLGIHAPAAPTRYFTCAKEAMGWLKEA; this comes from the coding sequence ATGACCGAGATTCCAATTGACGGCGCCCGGGGCACCGTGGAACTGCGACACGGCGTTTTACATGTGCGGTGGATTCCAGACCTGGCCATCTGCGAGGAAGCGGCTGTGGCCGTCATGTCGGCCGTCAACGAGCTGAGCCGCGGGCGTTCGTTTCCGATGCTGGTGGACATGGCTGCGACGGCGTCCATGAGCCGCGGTGCCCGGCGTGTTTTTGCCCGTCCCAGTTCGGTGGCAAAGGTGGCGCTCCTCGGAGCATCCCCGGTGGACCGCACAATCGCCAACTTCTTCCTCGGTATTCACGCTCCTGCGGCTCCGACGCGGTACTTCACCTGTGCGAAGGAAGCCATGGGTTGGCTTAAGGAGGCTTAG
- a CDS encoding winged helix-turn-helix domain-containing protein, with translation MSVASGYVHISVRNANKGGQPSGLRQGFGARPAFAPAAPGNSFPAPGYAPQGYNPNSYGQLRAVPAAESAPQTEPTPVIAPANGSAVRPVANENVARGFVLYMGIDEETAAAAGTSIAKLAQEIRAYAQSLVSGAESYAAVAVAPASAPGTALDVVRSTFGDPTVNSRQRTETARLPQPQDPRPSGVLIDLARREVHLDGESLNLTFKEFELLNYLVENGTRTVGRDELLEGLWRNAEEVPNERTIDVHIRRLRSKLGRLANTVRTVRGQGYRFYEHPEVVVWAAPEYSI, from the coding sequence ATGTCAGTTGCATCTGGATACGTCCACATCTCCGTCCGAAACGCCAACAAAGGCGGCCAGCCGTCCGGTCTCCGGCAGGGATTCGGTGCCCGCCCGGCGTTTGCTCCGGCAGCTCCCGGCAACAGCTTCCCTGCGCCCGGCTACGCGCCGCAGGGCTACAACCCGAACTCCTACGGCCAGCTCCGTGCCGTTCCCGCCGCCGAGTCCGCACCGCAGACGGAGCCCACCCCCGTGATTGCACCGGCCAACGGCAGCGCCGTCCGCCCCGTGGCGAACGAAAATGTTGCCCGTGGATTTGTCCTCTACATGGGCATTGACGAGGAAACCGCAGCAGCAGCCGGTACCTCCATTGCCAAGCTCGCCCAGGAAATCCGCGCTTACGCACAGTCCCTCGTCTCCGGCGCGGAGAGCTACGCTGCCGTGGCGGTTGCCCCTGCCAGCGCCCCGGGTACCGCGCTCGACGTCGTGCGGTCCACCTTCGGCGACCCCACCGTCAACTCCCGCCAGCGCACCGAAACCGCCCGCCTGCCCCAGCCGCAGGATCCCCGGCCGTCGGGCGTCCTCATCGACCTGGCCCGCCGCGAAGTGCACCTCGACGGCGAATCCCTGAACCTCACGTTCAAGGAGTTCGAACTCCTCAACTACCTCGTGGAAAACGGCACCCGTACCGTAGGCCGCGACGAACTGCTCGAAGGTCTGTGGCGCAACGCCGAAGAGGTTCCTAACGAGCGCACCATCGACGTCCACATCCGCCGCCTCCGCTCCAAGCTGGGCCGCCTCGCCAACACCGTCCGTACGGTCCGCGGCCAGGGGTACCGGTTCTACGAGCACCCGGAGGTTGTGGTCTGGGCCGCTCCGGAATACTCGATCTAG
- a CDS encoding glycosyltransferase codes for MTLTHQATGTLPRPHPRAAVDASHERAPMLPGPGSIRRSPVDTRAMAAAGTDIPVLDVVIPVFNEQQDVEPSLRRLHAYLLATFPYPFRITVADNASTDGTLQAAERVARELREVAVVRLSARGRGNALRTVWLDSPSPVLAYMDVNLSTDLAALAPLVAPLLSGHSDVAAGTRLARTSRVVRGRWRAFISRSYNLLLYVLMGARFSDAQCGFKAIRADLGRHILPYTADDEWFFDTELLVLAERCGLRVHEVPVDWASAADAGVDLVQTALADLRGIVRLTRNLAGGRIPVAALRSGLAR; via the coding sequence ATGACGCTCACACACCAGGCCACGGGAACCCTGCCGCGCCCGCACCCGCGGGCCGCCGTCGATGCCTCGCACGAAAGGGCACCGATGCTTCCCGGACCGGGATCCATCCGCCGTTCCCCTGTTGACACACGGGCCATGGCAGCAGCAGGAACCGACATCCCGGTCCTGGATGTGGTCATCCCGGTGTTCAACGAGCAACAGGATGTGGAGCCGTCGTTGAGGCGGCTGCACGCCTACCTGCTCGCCACTTTTCCGTACCCCTTCCGGATTACCGTGGCGGACAATGCCAGCACCGACGGCACCCTCCAAGCCGCCGAGCGTGTGGCTCGGGAACTCCGTGAAGTCGCGGTTGTCCGGCTGTCCGCCAGGGGCCGGGGAAACGCCCTGCGCACTGTGTGGCTGGACTCGCCTTCCCCCGTGCTGGCCTACATGGACGTGAATCTTTCCACCGACCTCGCCGCGCTCGCTCCGCTGGTGGCTCCGCTGCTTTCCGGACATTCGGATGTGGCGGCTGGAACCCGGCTGGCGCGGACGTCCCGGGTGGTCCGCGGACGCTGGCGGGCGTTCATTTCCCGCAGCTACAACCTTCTCCTGTATGTGCTGATGGGAGCACGTTTCAGCGATGCGCAATGCGGTTTCAAGGCCATCCGCGCAGATCTTGGCCGGCACATTCTTCCCTACACTGCGGACGATGAGTGGTTCTTCGACACCGAACTCCTTGTCCTTGCCGAACGATGCGGACTCCGTGTGCACGAGGTCCCTGTGGACTGGGCAAGCGCTGCCGACGCCGGCGTGGATCTCGTGCAGACGGCCCTCGCCGACCTGCGCGGCATCGTCCGCCTCACCCGGAACCTGGCCGGCGGCCGCATTCCCGTAGCAGCGCTTCGCTCGGGACTGGCCCGGTGA
- a CDS encoding HAMP domain-containing sensor histidine kinase produces MPTLSGEIRRDRRRWLDPSTWHLRTRLVLVAMALLVAICGAVGLFSYASMDSFLTQQLDKQLTEASRRSSDFGRPPQGNPSNRPDPLDARGQGIGTLFARIDDGNVSSSGFLASDATRASLSPADDQVLLALEHDGVPVDRTLSTGSYRLVAVEAPYGDVIVTGLPLAEKQNTLSSLVWTFVFVSLGGLVLIGMAGTVLIRRTMKPLEQLSEVATQVSQLPLDAGEVALAVRVPPSNAHPGTEVGSVGHALNLMLDNVAKALEARQQSETKVRQFVADASHELRTPLTAIRGYTELMRMTEDFTPDGKKSLARVQSQSERMTTLVEDLLLLARLDEGQPLKISDVDLTQLAVETVSDEKVMAPDRIWQLELPDEPVVVRGDAKQLHQVLANLLSNARKHTDPGTTVVTGVMRSADGSAVLTVTDNGAGIPPEFVDRVFARFARADAARTSPAGAASAPGVGGAAAAEGTSGLGLSIVQSIVEAHGGTVEVNSRPGRTEFALRLPGEPAAA; encoded by the coding sequence GTGCCCACCCTCTCGGGTGAAATCCGCCGCGACCGCCGCCGCTGGCTTGATCCTTCGACCTGGCACCTGCGCACCCGCCTGGTCCTGGTGGCCATGGCACTGCTTGTTGCCATTTGCGGGGCGGTGGGTCTCTTCAGCTACGCCTCCATGGATTCGTTCCTGACGCAGCAGCTGGACAAGCAGCTCACGGAGGCATCCCGGCGGTCCAGTGATTTCGGCCGTCCGCCGCAGGGCAACCCCAGCAACAGGCCCGATCCCCTGGATGCACGGGGCCAGGGGATCGGCACCCTGTTCGCCCGCATCGATGACGGGAACGTCAGCAGTTCCGGCTTCCTGGCCAGTGACGCTACCCGCGCATCCCTGTCCCCCGCGGATGACCAGGTCCTGTTGGCGCTCGAACACGACGGAGTGCCCGTTGACCGGACCCTGTCCACCGGGTCCTACCGCCTGGTGGCGGTGGAAGCCCCGTATGGAGATGTGATCGTCACCGGCCTCCCCCTCGCCGAAAAGCAGAACACGCTCAGCTCACTGGTGTGGACCTTTGTGTTCGTTTCCCTCGGCGGGCTGGTCCTGATCGGCATGGCAGGAACGGTGCTGATCCGCCGGACCATGAAACCGCTCGAACAGCTGTCCGAAGTGGCCACGCAGGTTTCCCAGCTGCCGCTCGACGCCGGCGAGGTGGCACTTGCGGTGCGCGTGCCGCCGTCGAACGCCCATCCCGGAACTGAAGTGGGCAGCGTGGGCCACGCGCTGAACCTCATGCTGGACAACGTCGCCAAAGCCCTGGAGGCACGGCAGCAGAGCGAGACCAAGGTGCGCCAGTTCGTGGCCGACGCATCGCACGAACTGCGCACGCCGCTCACCGCCATCCGCGGCTACACGGAACTCATGCGGATGACCGAGGACTTCACCCCGGACGGCAAGAAGTCCCTCGCCAGGGTGCAGAGCCAGTCCGAACGGATGACCACACTGGTGGAGGACCTCCTGCTCCTGGCCCGGCTGGATGAAGGCCAGCCGCTCAAGATCAGCGATGTGGACCTGACGCAGCTGGCGGTGGAAACTGTCAGCGACGAGAAGGTCATGGCACCGGACCGCATCTGGCAGCTCGAACTGCCCGATGAGCCCGTGGTGGTCCGCGGGGACGCCAAACAGCTGCATCAGGTGCTGGCCAACCTCCTATCCAACGCCCGCAAGCACACGGACCCTGGAACCACGGTGGTCACCGGGGTGATGAGGTCGGCCGACGGCAGTGCCGTGCTGACCGTGACGGATAACGGGGCGGGGATCCCGCCGGAATTCGTGGACCGGGTCTTCGCCAGGTTTGCCCGGGCGGACGCCGCGCGCACCAGCCCGGCCGGAGCCGCATCGGCACCTGGTGTTGGCGGGGCCGCGGCCGCCGAGGGAACCAGCGGACTTGGACTGTCGATTGTGCAGTCGATCGTGGAGGCACACGGCGGCACCGTGGAGGTGAACTCCCGCCCGGGCCGTACGGAATTCGCGTTGCGCCTCCCTGGCGAACCTGCGGCAGCCTAG
- the upp gene encoding uracil phosphoribosyltransferase, with amino-acid sequence MRTLVVDHPLVAHKLTVLRDKNTPSPVFRQLTEELVTLLAYEATRDVRTEPVTIETPVSTTVGTAFTKPTPLVVPILRAGLGMLEGMTKLVPTAEVGFLGMARDEETLDIITYAERLPEDLTDRQIFVLDPMLATGGTLREAIKFLFKRGASDVTCICLLAAPEGLAKLEEELSEANVTIVLASIDEKLNEKSYIVPGLGDAGDRLYGIAG; translated from the coding sequence ATGCGCACACTCGTCGTGGACCACCCGCTGGTCGCTCACAAGCTAACCGTTCTGCGGGACAAAAACACCCCCTCCCCGGTCTTCCGGCAACTCACCGAGGAGCTTGTCACGCTCCTTGCCTATGAGGCCACCCGGGACGTCCGCACCGAGCCCGTCACCATCGAAACTCCCGTCAGCACAACAGTGGGCACCGCGTTCACCAAGCCCACGCCGCTGGTGGTTCCCATCCTCCGCGCAGGCCTGGGCATGCTCGAGGGCATGACCAAGCTCGTGCCCACGGCCGAGGTCGGCTTCCTGGGGATGGCCCGTGACGAGGAAACCCTGGACATCATCACCTACGCCGAGCGCCTCCCCGAGGACCTCACGGACCGGCAGATCTTCGTCCTGGACCCTATGCTCGCCACCGGCGGCACGCTGCGCGAAGCCATCAAGTTCCTCTTTAAGCGGGGCGCCTCGGACGTGACGTGCATCTGCCTCCTGGCCGCACCCGAGGGACTGGCCAAGCTTGAGGAAGAGCTCTCCGAGGCCAACGTGACCATCGTCCTGGCGTCCATTGACGAGAAGCTCAACGAGAAGTCCTATATCGTGCCCGGGCTCGGCGACGCCGGAGACCGCCTTTACGGCATCGCCGGCTAG
- a CDS encoding TetR/AcrR family transcriptional regulator, with the protein MSMQEAGEKKLRPARTNATKQKLFDASMELIGQRGAAGVTVDEIAAAAGVSKGTVYYNFGSKSDLIAQLLRHGVDILHARLVSVQDPSADPLHAMDAMIGQAMDFMAEYPSFARLWVSENWRIPSEWQDTFAELRSRLLEVIGAAIEDVAARYPVDESISRGSLETAIFGACFVVGLDRQTYNPERTREQSVAAIMAIMRGYVRK; encoded by the coding sequence ATGAGCATGCAGGAGGCCGGCGAAAAGAAGCTCCGGCCGGCCCGGACCAATGCCACGAAGCAGAAGCTGTTCGATGCCTCCATGGAGCTGATTGGCCAACGCGGAGCGGCCGGCGTCACCGTGGACGAGATCGCGGCCGCAGCAGGCGTCTCGAAAGGGACGGTGTATTACAACTTCGGCAGCAAGTCCGATTTGATCGCCCAACTGCTGCGCCATGGCGTGGACATCCTCCACGCCCGTCTGGTGAGCGTGCAGGATCCTTCCGCCGATCCTTTGCACGCCATGGACGCGATGATCGGCCAGGCGATGGACTTCATGGCCGAATATCCGTCGTTTGCCAGGCTCTGGGTCAGCGAGAACTGGCGGATTCCCAGTGAATGGCAGGATACCTTCGCGGAGCTCCGGAGCCGCCTGCTGGAGGTTATCGGCGCCGCCATCGAGGACGTGGCCGCCCGGTACCCCGTCGACGAGTCCATCTCCCGGGGCAGCCTGGAGACTGCCATCTTCGGCGCGTGCTTCGTGGTGGGACTGGACCGCCAGACCTACAACCCTGAACGCACCCGCGAACAAAGCGTCGCGGCCATTATGGCAATCATGCGTGGCTACGTCCGGAAGTAG